Proteins encoded within one genomic window of Aspergillus nidulans FGSC A4 chromosome VII:
- a CDS encoding uncharacterized protein (transcript_id=CADANIAT00007793) — MKVLTIVATTVIAGVTGIRDLLAEIIGMVMTGGHIGLISGIIGVAAEIVKYEWE, encoded by the exons ATGAAGGTCTTAACTATTGTAGCAAC GACTGTTATTGCTGGGGTCACTGGAATCAGAGACCTGCTTGCAGAGATCATTGGAATGGTCATGACTGG TGGCCATATTGGTTTAATCAGTGG AATTATTGGAGTTGCTGCAGAGATCGTTAAATATGAGTGGGAATAA
- a CDS encoding uncharacterized protein (transcript_id=CADANIAT00007794), with the protein MPRQHSCLKPRLGDIPFQVVTQRPSCRPCTSRRPLSQPEAWVIIRVSLSGSPKAIEQDDDILDSVVERQPEMGGHFVARITDKDNAAKAPIRDDSLIQVRQAGPQHPRPNILDRDLECQRGGFYHCLLWIVLQGNVVHDPTGPAVNAIGTNGKGPVEHAAVGAGHTDYVLGGCDRAQPGESDWVSRLTGNDVGKEENKEQQLLCHPPRIRGLCAPSAFSRIPALYSITAAQTLPPTDENPISGYYISSFLTTTAGNQYYVITAIIGTTELGAYGINILDLNTLQRVVYENTTVYSTTEITSFNFTREDFAFFGADSTNLAIAVRANATASRGDGTTVPVGLELLVHATSRALYYGGTGSWMFIDTPAYSFAFPAAMTSGCLRMSLSDLSMANKEDADAATTLQPIDPSASVSWYDRSWGHLGLPNGNYTWFSLYLDDSELILVTYLIDDSSTSASSSRTHRHTHSRSIHIRPRRNSSALSLEPIDVFEPDLSPDTIWMSPRSGRVYPQQWKLGIEGRGLLSIRSILGDQEMFGRGQGGESYSGLTQSPAEQPAG; encoded by the exons ATGCCGCGCCAGCATTCTTGTCTCAAGCCCAGACTAGGGGACATCCCCTTTCAAGTGGTGACGCAGAGGCCATCCTGTCGGCCTTGTACCTCTCGAAGACCCCTTTCACAGCCTGAGGCTTGGGTTATCATTAGGGTTAGCTTGAGCGGCTCCCCGAAGGCTATTGAACAGGACGACGACATCCTGGATTCTGTAGTTGAGCGACAGCCTGAAATGGGTGGTCATTTTGTGGCACGAATCACTGACAAGGATAATGCGGCCAAGGCTCCAATACGTGATGATTCACTCATCCAAGTTCGTCAGGCTGGCCCACAGCATCCGCGGCCAAACATACTTGACCGTGACCTTGAGTGTCA GCGCGGAGGGTTTTACCATTGTTTGCTGTGGATTGTCCTACAAGGCAATGTTGTGCATGATCCGACAGGTCCTGCTGTAAACGCCATCGGCACCAATGGTAAAGGACCCGTGGAACACGCTGCCGTCGGCGCAGGTCACACTGACTACGTTTTGGGTGGTTGTGATCGCG CTCAGCCCGGTGAAAGCGACTGGGTCTCAAGATTGACCGGTAATGACGTGGGG aaagaggagaacaaggagcAGCAATTGCTGTGCCACCCACCTAGGATTAGAGGACTCTGCGCACCCTCGGCCTTT TCTCGTATCCCTGCCCTCTACAGCATTACCGCTGCCCAAACCCTTCCTCCAACCGACGAAAACCCTATATCAGGCTACtatatctcctccttcctcacCACAACCGCCGGAAACCAGTACTACGTGATTACAGCCATTATAGGGACTACTGAATTGGGCGCGTACGGCATTAACATCCTAgacctcaacaccctccaGCGCGTGGTCTACGAAAACACGACTGTTTACTCGACTACCGAAATAACATCCTTCAATTTCACCAGAGAAGACTTTGCCTTCTTTGGTGCTGACTCGACCAATCTTGCTATTGCTGTGCGCGCCAATGCAACTGCCTCCCGTGGGGACGGAACTACGGTGCCTGTGGGCCTCGAACTACTCGTTCATGCTACCTCGCGCGCGTTATACTACGGCGGTACGGGCTCGTGGATGTTCATCGATACCCCCGCATACAGCTTTGCTTTTCCGGCTGCAATGACGTCTGGGTGTTTACGCATGTCTTTGTCTGATTTATCAATGGCCAacaaggaagatgcagacgcAGCCACGACCCTCCAACCCATAGACCCGTCTGCGTCCGTCTCCTGGTACGACCGTTCCTGGGGCCATCTGGGCCTCCCTAACGGAAACTACACCTGGTTTAGCTTGTACCTTGACGACAGTGAGCTCATCCTTGTCACATACCTGATTGATGACAGCTCCACCTCTGCTTCAAGCTCCCGCACGCACAGACACACGCACAGCCGAAGCATTCACATCCGACCCCGCCGCAACTCTAGCGCATTATCGCTTGAGCCCATCGACGTGTTTGAGCCGGACCTATCTCCGGACACCATTTGGATGTCGCCACGCTCAGGGCGCGTGTACCCGCAGCAATGGAAACTGGGAATTGAGGGGAGGGGGTTGCTGAGCATACGGAGTATACTCGGTGACCAGGAAATGTTTGGTCGGGGACAGGGTGGGGAGAGTTATTCGGG GCTgacccaaagcccggcggagcaacccgctgggtag
- a CDS encoding uncharacterized protein (transcript_id=CADANIAT00007795) has translation MASDSFLSLKVSDLEILSYENAETWFTKMQAVLDGKEIWYPVQDIYLIRQGLDPLPDVDEDDEFFLPP, from the coding sequence ATGGCATCTGACAGCTTCCTATCCCTGAAGGTCTCTGATCTGGAGATCCTGTCGTACGAGAATGCTGAGACTTGGTTTACCAAGATGCAAGCAGTCCTTGATGGGAAGGAGATCTGGTACCCAGTTCAAGACATCTACCTGATCCGCCAGGGCTTAGACCCATTACctgatgttgatgaagatgatgaattcTTCCTACCTCCATGA
- a CDS encoding uncharacterized protein (transcript_id=CADANIAT00007796) produces MHSMPVVFAAQNPSAVKELHATIQCGVRPKGAGANKKSNNPAYYGTKYPWVNEADGLNQDAVHDGFHLSSYLITAKYLFFDTEEGATALNLTTLPSDNQCSQASGFVFPPLVSTLDIPRDFPDHSSLPSTCAQFASLTLISATEVSPCRVNISPESERAFWPTECHNTLLPVSGCLDRTTKDDITGRDHGRAAWAAITLTFALIFGLGLVGY; encoded by the exons ATGCACTCGATGCCAGTGGTATTCGCTGCCCAGAACCCCTCTGCTGTCAAGGAGCTCCACGCAACCATCCAATGTGGGGTGCGCCCAAAAGGTGCTGGTGCTAACAAGAAA TCGAATAACCCAGCGTACTACGGCACCAAGTATCCGTGGGTTAATGAAGCCGACGGCCTCAATCAGGACGCCGTTCATGATGGCTTCCACTTGTCAAGCTACTTGATCACTGCCAAATACCTCTTCTTCGACACCGAGGAAGGTGCCACTGCCTTGAACCTGACCACCCTCCCCAGTGACAACCAATGCAGTCAAGCCTCAGGGTTTGTCTTCCCGCCCTTGGTAAGCACTCTGGACATTCCCAGGGACTTCCCTGATCACAGTAGCCTGCCGTCCACGTGCGCTCAGTTCGCCAGTTTGACCTTGATTTCAGCCACAGAAGTGAGCCCTTGCAGAGTTAACATTAGTCCCGAATCTGAGCGAGCATTCTGGCCGACTGAATGCCATAACACACTCCTCCCTGTATCAGGTTGTCTGGACAGGACCACAAAGGACGACATAACAGGCCGTGACCACGGCCGGGCAGCATGGGCAGCCATTACTCTAACTTTTGCCCTGATTttcggcctcggcctcgtgGGGTACTAG
- a CDS encoding uncharacterized protein (transcript_id=CADANIAT00007797), producing MGLFSRDRGEPWDLGIRGLSLAVSGRTPTTIFSSGLTIYPSQCLPQDSMLDCYRDRVAAAAMALQRSRMNPRAAIFLNDSHKAVSVQIQPSAAMSSPIPVGVFFNIFALRRIRRRETTSSSTDLDSQEIPNVCYETCNGAFLEAAGRGKMAAICADGSTFSDLVDQCRQCIELFVNSPSSNSTASASSGSTTAELNEFIAYCDEQGGGSGNSNVTLVKEIDSLLASYSSLSSSQSQLQASLSSLGYTGDFPELTSATATGDVTASSTSMVGPTATAGGEDRSFSNEGGTGTEDLPSSDTSDINIIAPAVIVPVFALLVGSVLAWALIRRRRKRQGTEEIGAAGDSFDDKAQLHADEFRPELDGLAIAKKRLVNMDEDLAELPAREPIGAELDGLGRIPSNLGMYNHDRLGALIQFFNITKKPKEFIGSWDNRIVNALNPSSMLTSQEQRDPSPGQLHRIGASGNGELYSDSLAMRCSCTVVHKSVMNAQRGKGRRKLHLDLFNPTHETRQEMGWLDLSFMQCRLSALRFKYSMIL from the exons ATGGGCCTGTTTAGCAGAGACCGAGGGGAACCCTGGGATCTTGGAATTAGGGGGTTGAGTCTGGCTGTTTCTGGACGAACCCCTACGACTATTTTTAGTAGTGGTTTAACGATTTACCCATCGCAGTGTCTGCCGCAGGATAGCATGTTGGACTGCTATAGGGACAGAG ttgctgctgctgcgatgGCTCTACAACGATCACGCATGAACCCACGAgcagccatcttcctgaATGATAGCCACAAA GCTGTATCAGTTCAGATACAGCCGTCGGCCGCAATGTCGTCCCCGATACCAGTTGGAGTTTTCTTTAACATTTTTGCCCTGCGCAGGATAAGACGCAGAGAaacaacctcctccagcacagaCTTGGATTCGCAAGAGATCCCCAATGTTTGCTATGAAACCTGCA ATGGCGCCTTCCTCGAGGCGGCTGGAAGAGGCAAGATGGCCGCAATCTGTGCCGACGGTTCCACTTTTTCAGACCTGGTCGATCAATGCAGGCAATGTATCGAGCTCTTCGTCAactcgccttcctcgaacTCCACCGCCAGCGCATCATCTGGCAGCACCACTGCTGAACTCAATGAGTTCATCGCGTATTGCGACGAACAGGGCGGAGGCAGCGGTAACAGCAATGTCACACTCGTGAAGGAGATTGACTCGCTGCTTGCCTCGTACTCGTCCCTCTCGTCTAGTCAGTCTCAGTTGCAGGCTTCTTTGTCGTCGTTGGGGTATACGGGTGATTTTCCAGAGTTGACTAGTGCCACCGCGACAGGTGATGTGACTGCAAGTAGTACGAGCATGGTTGGGCCGACAGCCACTGCAGGGGGCGAGGATCGGAGTTTTTCTAACGAGGGTGGGACAGGCACAGAAGATCTACCCTCCTCCGACACATCGGATATCAATATTATTGCTCCTGCTGTGATCGTACCGGTTTTTGCACTCCTTGTAGGATCCGTGCTAGCGTGGGCTTTAATACGTCGGCGGAGAAAGAGACAAGGCACGGAAGAGATCGGTGCGGCAGGCGATAGCTTTGATGATAAGGCTCAGCTTCATGCCGATGAATTCAGGCCGGAGCTTGATGGCTTGGCTATTGCAAAGAAAAGATTGGTGAACATGGATGAAGATCTAGCGGAACTGCCTGCAAGGGAACCTATTGGGGCTGAGTTGGATGGGCTGGGAAGGA TCCCCAGCAACCTGGGAATGTACAACCATGACCGGCTGGGCGCTTTAATTCAGTTCTTCAACATAACCAAAAAGCCCAAGGAATTTATAGGTTCATGGGATAAC CGCATTGTTAATGCTCTCAATCCGTCAAGCATGCTCACCAGCCAG GAGCAGCGAGATCCGTCGCCTGGACAATTACACAGAATTGGTGCTAGTGGTAATGGCGAATTATACTCTGACTCCTTGGCGATGCG ATGCTCATGCACAGTTGTCCATA AAAgtgttatgaatgctcaaaggggaaagggtagaaggaagctgcatctAGACTtgttcaacccaacccacgaaacccgccaagaaatgggttgg TTAGATTTATCCTTTATGCAGTGTAGATTATCTGCATTGAGG TTTAAG TATAGCATGATCTTGTAA
- a CDS encoding uncharacterized protein (transcript_id=CADANIAT00007798), protein MQCCVKLVILISHADEIYENPTIFAEQRMYGRGSSVQHQTQTQTQTVAHELMFGKVVQLGVEYLFPGCGDKDPTLGKRDLFVRFQSSVYQPRKMVRYDVHESVRIEDKTLETGVEYLIPSPTETGAGSCIGFLDGTELRSLLKAKNPIP, encoded by the exons ATGCAGTGCTGTGTGAAGCTGGTTATCCTGATTTCGCACGCGGATGAGATTTACGAGAATCCGACGATCTTTGCTGAGCAGCGGATGTATGGGCGCGGCTCGAGTGTGCAACACCAAACACAGACCCAGACTCAGACTGTCGCCCACGAGTTGATGTTTGGTAAAGTAGTCCAGCTCGGTGTCGAGTATCTCTTCCCTGGCTGTGGTGATAAAGATCCGACATTGGGGAAGCGGGATCTGTTTGTTCGATTCCAGTCT TCAGTATATCAACCGCGCAAGATGGTACGGTATGATGTACACGAAAGCGTTCGAATTGAAGACAAGACGCTCGAAACCGGAGTTGAATATCTTATTCCGTCACCCACCGAGACTGGCGCTGGCTCGTGTATCGGATTTCTCGACGGGACTGAGCTTCGAAGCCTGCTAAAGGCAAAAAACCCCATTCCATAG